The DNA region TACCCTTAGCTGAGAGCCGGATCACAAAGTGCCAAGATGATGGCATGCGCATGGATCACGTCTCTTACGCCTGTGAACACGATGGCCTGGCAGCCACGACCGAACGTATTTCGTCCGCCCTCGGCGTTGAAGCCGTGAAGGGCGGAGTGCACCCCCGTTTCGGAACCCGGAACATGATCATCCCGCTCGCCGGCCACAAATATCTTGAAGTAGTGGAGGTGCTTGACCACCCCGCATCGGACAAGGCCCCGTTCGGACAGGCTGTCCGGGCACGGTCCGCGGCCGGCGGAGGCTGGATGGGCTGGTGCGTCGAAGTGGAGGACCTCGCCCCCTTCGAACAGCGACTGGGACGGGCCGCCGTCAATGGCAACCGCAAATTCCCGGACGGCCGCGAACTGGTCTGGAAGCAGATCGGCATCCTGGGCCTCATCGCCGACCCCCAGGTTCCGTACATGCTCAAGTGGGAAGGCGATCCCGCCCTCCACCCGTCCAACGCCTATGAAAGCAACGTCAAGATGTCCTGCCTGACCATTGCAGGTTCGGCGGAGCGGGTCACCGAGTGGCTCGGCGAGCCCGTCGAGAAACCCCTCGAGGATGTGGCAGTTGACTGGGTGGCTCCGCACGGAACCCCCGGCATCCTGTCCGTCACCTTCGAAACCGCTACCGGAGCAGTCACCATCTGATTGCTCCCTCCGGCCGGATTCCGGCCATCCGGGCAGAACACCACCAGATAGATGCCCGGCCAATCTTCGGCCGCCATCAGCGGGTGCCAACGATGTCACCCACCGATGGCGGCCGAATTCTTTAAGGCCGGGTTCTCAAAAGTCAGCCCAGGCCCACAGCCTTGCCGAAGAGGCTGAAGCCGACGAAGGCCACGATGTCCAGCAGGGCATGGGCAATGACCAGCGGCATCACCCGCTTGGTCCTGGTGTAGAGCCAGGCGAAAACCACGCCCATCACGGCATTGCCGATGAATGGTCCGAATCCTTGGTAGAGGTGGTAGCTGCCCCGCAGCATCGAGCTGATGAAGATGGCCAGGGGCATGCTCCAGCCGAACTTCCCGAAGCGGTCCAGGAGGTAGCCCACCACAATGACCTCCTCCACCACGGCGTGACGCACTGCGGACAGGATCAGCACAGGAACGGTCCACCAGTAGGCATCGAGTGCGCTGGGGATAATGGCGGTGGTGATTCCCAAGGCCCGGCCGGCCGCGTACAGGCCCAGGGACGGAATCCCGATCACCGCTGCGAGGCCGAGGCCCTGCAACAGGTCCCGGCCGGGCCGGGCGAAGTCGAACCCCAGCTTCCGGAAGGCCGAGCCGCCGTGGAGCCCGGCTCCGGTGCTCGACTGCCGCTGGTCCGTGAGGAAGTAGATCACCAGCAGCACCGGCACCAGGGCGAAGACGATGTCCAGCAACTGGTAGGTGAGGTCAAAATATTCGCGGGTGCTCTGCGAGCGGTTGAGGGTGGACGTGCCCTCCGCCAGCGGGGCGCGGGTCATCTTATCCAGCAGCTGCACCACCGAGTAGACCGCGGACTGCCCCAGGGACAGTCCCAGCACAATCCAGACTTCAATCCGCAGGCGACGGCGTGAGGGAACCAACATGTTCCCATCTTGCCTGCAGTTTCTGGATCTTCGCTGGTGACGGACACGATGGCGCGCCGCGACGTGCGGGGCGTCCGGCTCGGGGTGAACCGTGCGTTCCACTCGCATCACATGGACCCGGTGCTGGACGGTCTCCGGGCGGCCTTCGAGGGGATGCAGCTCCGGCTTCCCCCCGTCCCGATGGTCTCCGACGCGACCGGCGAACCCGTCGGCACCTGAGGTGGCCACCAGCGACTACTGGGTCCGGCACACACGCGAGCCCGTGCGGTTCGGCGGCGCTCTGAACGGGCGCCTACACGGGCGTCTGCTCCGGCACCGTCACGGGCGCCACCTGCCGTCGCGCCCTCTGGCGCCCCTCCGGCGCCCGCAGCCAGCGCGGCGCCCACCAGTTCGCCTCGCCTAGGAGCTTCACGCTCGCCGGGAGCAGCACGAGCCGGACGATCGTCGCGTCGACGAGGACCACGAGCGCCATGCCGAGGCCGACCATCTTGAGGTAGACGACCCCCGACGTGAGGTACACGAGGAACGACAGGCCGAGGATGCCCGCGGCCGTCGTAACGAGCGGGGCCGACATCTGCAGGCCGCGCGCGACGGCGTCCTCGAGCCGGCGGCCGGCGTCGTGCTCCTGGAGGATGCGCGACAGCAGCAGCACTTCGTAGTCCATGGAGAGCCCGAACGTCACGCAGAACATGAGGATCGGGATGGACAGGTCGAGGGTTCCTGTCGCGGTGAACCCGAGCAGAGTGCTCAGGTTCCCCTGCTGGAAGACCCAGACGAGCACCCCGCCGAGGACCGACAGGCTGAGCAGGTTGAGCACCGCCGCCTTGAGCGGCAGCACGATGCTGCGCACCGACAGCATGAGCACGAGCGTGCTCACTAGTAGGACGACGAGGAACACCCACGGCAGCCGCTCGACGAGCGCCGAGCGGTAGTCGTCGAGCACGGCGGGATACCCGCCGACGACGGCCTGGGCGCCCTGGCCGGCACCCGCACCCCAGGCGTCGGCCGCGGTGCGCACGTCGGAGACCAGCCCGTACGGATCGGCGTCCAGGCGGTCCGACGTCGGGACGACGACGATCGGCGCCGCGAACGTCTCGGGCGACGGACCTGCCGCAGCGCCGTCGACGTACCGCTCGCCCCCGCCGTGAGCCTCGGCGACGCCGTCGACCGCGGAGAGCGCCTTAGCGAACCCGGCTGACTGCTCCGCCGTCCAGGCGACACCCGAGCTCGGGAGGGCAAAGAGGCTGTCGGCCACCTCGCTGTCGAAGTCGGCCCGGATGGTGTCCTGGACCTGCCGGCTGGTCGTCTCAGCGGGCAGGATCCGGTCGTCCGGCGGGCCGACCCGCAGCCCGAGCAGCGGCGCCCCCAGCGCGAGGACGAACACGCCGGCCAGCGCCGTGTACACGACGGGGCGCCGCATGGTCCGCCGCGCGACGCGCTCGAACCAGCCGGTCGGCGTGGTCGGCAGGGCAGCGCGCGACAGGTCGAGCCGCTCCCCCATCAGCGCCAGCACGGCAGGCAGGACGACGACGGCGCCGAGGGTCGCCGTCGCGACGACGGCCACGCCGGCGTACGCGAACGAGCGCAGGAACGGGAACGGGAGGAGCAGGAGTCCGAGCAGCGACGCGGACACCGCGGCGCCGCTCACGAGCACCGTCATACCGGCGCCCCGCACCGCGTCGGCCGCGGCCCGCGCGGGCGAAAGGCCCGCCGCGCGTCCCTCCGCGTGCCGGGCGATGACGAACAGGCCGTAGTCGACGCCCAGGGCTATCGCCATGACGAGCACGAGGTTCGCCGCGAACGTCGAGACGTCCGTCAGCGCGGCGACCACCCGTAGCGCACCCATCGACCCGATGATCGTGACGATGCCCAGGGCGAGGATCAGCGCCGCGGGGACGACCCGACGGAACACGAGGACAAGCAGCAGGAACACGCCGGGCAGCACAATCGCCTCGGCGAGGCCGAAGCCCCGTCGCGCCTCGTCCGAGACCTGGCGGAACACCTCTTCCTGCCCGCCGAACGCGACTGTGACGGGTCCGCGGTCACCGGACCACTCCGCGGACAGTTCGCCCACGAGCGCGCGCGCCTCGGTGGGGTCGCCTGCGGCCCGCGCGACGATCAGCGCCTGACTCCCGTCGCCACTGCGGAGCACCTCCCAGTCGTCGGCCGACCAGTAAGAGAAGACGTCCTCGATGCCCGGCTCGGCGGCGAGCGCCGCCTCGACCTCGCCGGCCGCCTCGGCGACCTCGGCCTGGTCGACGTCGCCGTCGCGTGCCGTGACCAGCACGGTGACGTTGGGCGGGCCGCTGCCGAGGCCCGCGAGCTCTTCCTGGGCGAGCACCGCGGGCGACCCGGGGGTCTCGAAGCGGGCGAGCTGGAGCTGCGGGAGGGTGCCCGCGGCGAGGACCCCGGCGACCACGAGGAAGAGGGCGCCGATGAGCAGAACCCGCTTCGGTCGCCGGGTGACGGCCTCGCCGAGCCTGCCGAGCGTGTCGTTCCGTTCCATCAGAGCCTCTCTTTGTCGAGCCGGGAGGCGAGCCCGTCGAGGGCTGCCTCGTGCTGGCGGGCAGGGTCGAAGTAGTGGCCGGCGTCGGGCACCTCGACCAGTGTGGTCGGCGGTGCGCCGACGAGCAGTGTCTTGTGCACGCCGCCGAGCTGCACGCGCGCGCCTTGCTCCCCGTAGACGAGCTGCACGCGCGCGCCTTGCTCCCCGTAGACGAGCTGCACGCGCGCGCCTTGCTCCCCGTAGGGGAACAGGACGGGCACGTCGATCTCCCGCAGCCGCTCGGCGTCGACCATCACGCCCGCGAGCTGGGAGACCATGTCGCCGCGCTCGTCGACGACGCCCGGCGGGACGTCCAGAACGGGCTCGTCTGCCGCGGTCGCCAGCTCCGTGCAGGGAGCCTGTTCTGCCAAGGGGGCGGCCACGGCGGGCCCTTCCCTTCCGACCCCCGCTGGGACGACGAGGGCGGCGTCTACGAGGGCGAAGCCCTGGGTCCTGCCGCGATGTGGTGTGCTCATCAGTGCTGGTTCCTTCACCTCTCGGGTACGGTCCGCCGGCGGGTTCGCCGGCATCGTCGTGCGGATGCCGTCGGAGCGGCTCACAGGAGCCCCTCCGCCCGGTACCAGGCGGCCTCGTCGTGGAGGGTGTCAGCAGCCGGCCGGAACTCGACGCCCAGCTCCCGCCGCGCCCGGTCGGAGCTGACGCGCGCCTTGTCGCCCTGCACGAGGACCTCGGCTCCGGCCCGGTTTGCGACGTCCTCGCGGCCCGTCAGGCGGTTGAGGGTGCCGAGGGAGGTCGCGAGGGCGAGCGTGAGCCCGCCGGGCAGGGCGTGCGGGGCGCGGCGCCCCGTCTCGCTCGCGATCACTGCGGCGAGGTCGCGCAGGCGCTCCCACCTGCCGGCGGCGACGTACCGACGGCCGCTGACCCCCATGTCGAGCACACGGACGCAGATCTCGGCGACGTCGCGTGCGTCGACCATGCTGTTGCCGACGTCGGGCAGGACGGGCAGCTCACCTCGGGCGATCGACAGGAAGAGCCGGCCCGACGACGTCGGGCCGCTGTCGCCGGGGCCCCACATCCAGCCGGGGAGGACGAGCGGGACCGAGGGGCCGCGCCCGTGCGCCACGTGCGCCTGGACGACCGCCTCGGCGGCGACCTTGCTGGCCGCGTACCCGTTCACGGCGTCGGCGGGCGGGGGCGACTGCTCATCGGCGGGTGCCGACACCTCGCCCTTGGCGAGCGCCGCGGTGGAGCTCACGTGCACGACGGTGCGGATGTCGTGCCGCTCGGCCACGGCCAGGAGGCGCCCGAGCGCCGTCACGTTGGTCTCGTACAGGAGCCGCGGGTCGGCGCCCGGCAGGTAGAACTCCCGGAAGTACGCGGCGGCGTGCACCACCGACCTAACGTCGGGCAGGACCTTGTCCCACACGTCCGGGTCGACGGTGTCGCCGACGACGACCCGCACCTCGGGCGGCAGGAGGCGGGCGGCGCGCTCGCCGTCCCGGGTAAGCACGGTGACGGGCCGGCCGTGCTCGACGAGCCGGCGCACCACCGACGAGCCGAGGAGGCCGGTGGCCCCGGTGACGAGGACGGGGTCATTCATCTTTCCTCCGCGGTGGTGGCGGGCACGGGCACGGCGACGCCGGGGGCCGCCACGTCCTCCGGCGCGGTGACCAGCAGCACGACGTCGGGGGCCGCCTGCGGGACATGCTCCTCGACCGCCGCGGCGACCAGCGACGACTCCGCCTCGGGGTCGGTCACGCCACCCGCGCCCAGCCGGCTCTCCACGCCGCTGCCACGCACGCTGCCCGGGGCGATGAACACCACCGCCGCGAGGAGGAGCAGGCGGGGGCGCCGTGTTGCTAGGGCACCGATATTGTTGAACATCGAAGGCCTCCGTGTGCGCCAATAGTAGATTGTATCGATGATAGGCCTGGCGTATGGATGTCCGCAACGTTCACGGCAGCGGTCATCAACGCCATCAGAAAGGAGCTGGCAGTGGGAATCTCAGAACAAACGCCGCTGTCACAGACCATCGGATACCGCCTGATCAAGGTGGGCGAGATGGTCATGGAGACGGCCGAGCAGGTACTGGCACCGACAGGGATCAAGCCGAGGCACTTCAACGTGCTCTCCACCCTCTCGGTCGACGCGACCCTGTCCCAGCGCGAGCTGAGCACGGCGCTGGGGATCGACCCGAACGTGATGGTCGACCTCATCGACGAGCTCGAGCGACAGGGCTTCGCCCGACGTGAGCGGAGCCCGGTCGACCGCCGTCGCCACATCGTGGTGGTCACCCCGAAGGGGAAGGCGGTGCTCACGAAGGCCCAGGCCGCGGTCAACGAAGCCGAGGAACGGGTCCTCGGCGTGCTGACCTCGGACCAGCGTCAGGTCCTCTTCGAGGCC from Arthrobacter pascens includes:
- a CDS encoding VOC family protein; amino-acid sequence: MRMDHVSYACEHDGLAATTERISSALGVEAVKGGVHPRFGTRNMIIPLAGHKYLEVVEVLDHPASDKAPFGQAVRARSAAGGGWMGWCVEVEDLAPFEQRLGRAAVNGNRKFPDGRELVWKQIGILGLIADPQVPYMLKWEGDPALHPSNAYESNVKMSCLTIAGSAERVTEWLGEPVEKPLEDVAVDWVAPHGTPGILSVTFETATGAVTI
- a CDS encoding CPBP family intramembrane glutamic endopeptidase — translated: MLVPSRRRLRIEVWIVLGLSLGQSAVYSVVQLLDKMTRAPLAEGTSTLNRSQSTREYFDLTYQLLDIVFALVPVLLVIYFLTDQRQSSTGAGLHGGSAFRKLGFDFARPGRDLLQGLGLAAVIGIPSLGLYAAGRALGITTAIIPSALDAYWWTVPVLILSAVRHAVVEEVIVVGYLLDRFGKFGWSMPLAIFISSMLRGSYHLYQGFGPFIGNAVMGVVFAWLYTRTKRVMPLVIAHALLDIVAFVGFSLFGKAVGLG
- a CDS encoding MMPL family transporter: MERNDTLGRLGEAVTRRPKRVLLIGALFLVVAGVLAAGTLPQLQLARFETPGSPAVLAQEELAGLGSGPPNVTVLVTARDGDVDQAEVAEAAGEVEAALAAEPGIEDVFSYWSADDWEVLRSGDGSQALIVARAAGDPTEARALVGELSAEWSGDRGPVTVAFGGQEEVFRQVSDEARRGFGLAEAIVLPGVFLLLVLVFRRVVPAALILALGIVTIIGSMGALRVVAALTDVSTFAANLVLVMAIALGVDYGLFVIARHAEGRAAGLSPARAAADAVRGAGMTVLVSGAAVSASLLGLLLLPFPFLRSFAYAGVAVVATATLGAVVVLPAVLALMGERLDLSRAALPTTPTGWFERVARRTMRRPVVYTALAGVFVLALGAPLLGLRVGPPDDRILPAETTSRQVQDTIRADFDSEVADSLFALPSSGVAWTAEQSAGFAKALSAVDGVAEAHGGGERYVDGAAAGPSPETFAAPIVVVPTSDRLDADPYGLVSDVRTAADAWGAGAGQGAQAVVGGYPAVLDDYRSALVERLPWVFLVVLLVSTLVLMLSVRSIVLPLKAAVLNLLSLSVLGGVLVWVFQQGNLSTLLGFTATGTLDLSIPILMFCVTFGLSMDYEVLLLSRILQEHDAGRRLEDAVARGLQMSAPLVTTAAGILGLSFLVYLTSGVVYLKMVGLGMALVVLVDATIVRLVLLPASVKLLGEANWWAPRWLRAPEGRQRARRQVAPVTVPEQTPV
- a CDS encoding NAD-dependent epimerase/dehydratase family protein; protein product: MNDPVLVTGATGLLGSSVVRRLVEHGRPVTVLTRDGERAARLLPPEVRVVVGDTVDPDVWDKVLPDVRSVVHAAAYFREFYLPGADPRLLYETNVTALGRLLAVAERHDIRTVVHVSSTAALAKGEVSAPADEQSPPPADAVNGYAASKVAAEAVVQAHVAHGRGPSVPLVLPGWMWGPGDSGPTSSGRLFLSIARGELPVLPDVGNSMVDARDVAEICVRVLDMGVSGRRYVAAGRWERLRDLAAVIASETGRRAPHALPGGLTLALATSLGTLNRLTGREDVANRAGAEVLVQGDKARVSSDRARRELGVEFRPAADTLHDEAAWYRAEGLL
- a CDS encoding MarR family winged helix-turn-helix transcriptional regulator is translated as MGISEQTPLSQTIGYRLIKVGEMVMETAEQVLAPTGIKPRHFNVLSTLSVDATLSQRELSTALGIDPNVMVDLIDELERQGFARRERSPVDRRRHIVVVTPKGKAVLTKAQAAVNEAEERVLGVLTSDQRQVLFEAAGVLLGLAPVPRAG